The sequence below is a genomic window from Fuerstiella sp..
AGTGTAGCAGCGGGTTCCGATTTAGGTGCGGCGGTGGCACATGGAATTACAGTTTCCGTGTGGCAGACAATTTCTCCGTACATTGTGATCTGGAATCTGCTGCGTTGACGACGAGTTCATTAATACTGTTTTGATGATGAAACAGGATCGTTTTTGCATAACCATCGGGAATCTGTGATGCGGGACGAGATTGACGCGAGCAGAACAACGGTCCTGGTGGTGGACGACTCTCTGACATATCGGACCCTGGTCACCCGCCTTCTGGCGGTCGAACGACCGAATTGGATCGTATTGGAAACGTCTACCGCTGCTGAAGGGCTGGAAATACTTGCCAGTCAAAACGTAACTGTGGTTGTGGTCGAATTTTTTATGCCCGAAATGCCAGACGAGCCATTCATCACAGAGGTGGGGCGGCGTTTTCCGGGTGTCCCGGTCATTCTGATCACTGCTCCCGGTAGTGATAAAATCGCCGCGAAAAGTCTGGAACTGGGTGCCGTTAATTACGTTCCGAAACGACGGCTTGCAGATGATCTTGTTCCTGCTGTGGACGATGTTTTGAGAGGCGTGCGGGAGTCGACACTGACTCGTGAGGTAGTCTCCCATATTGTCAGAAGTCAGACCAATTTTCGGATCGAAAGTGACCTGGAGCAAATTGAAGCGCTGCTGCATCTGATTCGTGAACGTCTGGAAACTCTGAGGTCTCTAACGGACAATGAGGTTCAACAGGTTACCGATGCCGTTCGCGAAGCCCTGATGAATGCACATATCCATGGCAGCCAAACCCGTTCCGGGACGTTTGAGTCTGATGGGTCGGTTGACAGCGCGGAGTCGGGGGCAGTGGCCCAGTTGATGATTAAAGTGGAGCTTTCAATTTCTAAAGAACGTTTGTGTGTTGTGGTTACAGATCAGGGGGCAGGGTTTGATACCAGTACCGTCGATGAATCGAAACTACGAAATGGATTTCGTATTATGCGTCGGAACATGGACCGTATCGAATTCAACAGCAGTGGCAATCGGATTGGTCTCACCAAAGAACTCATAACACCGGGAGCGGTGTGAAGCACGAAATTCGGGTGCCGAGATCCGTTAGTCAGCACTCACCAGCCCCAGACGGAATGACGAAGTGGCCTCCATTCTTGTTGTTGATGATTCCGAAGCTGAGTCGGCCAGGCTTGATCGACTGCTGTCCGTGGACACCACTCGCAGAATTCAAACATCAGCCTGTGGCGAAGAGGTGTTTGGGATTGTTGCTGCCCAGAACATCGATCTGGTTGTAACAGGACTGCAAACTGTGGAACCGGACGATTTGGTGTTCCTGGAAAAATTTCAGGCGGAATTCCCACGTGTTCCGGTGATACTGATCGCACAACAGGGCAGCGAAGAGCTCGTTGTTAAAGCGTTTCAGCAGGGCGTGTCCGGATATTTGAATCGGGAGTCGTCGGCTGGAAATTTGAACTCTCTGGCGGAACGACTGCTGGCAAGGCGAGCCACTGACATGGCTCGCTGGGATCTGTTACGTCGTCAGGAGCTTGATGAATACGAATTTAAACTGCAGAGTCGGCGTTTGCTCATGTCGGCCACAGCCGGTTTCCTGCGACAAAGGATTCAGGACTCTGATATATGTCCCGCACAGGAACTTCTGCGACTGGGAATCGCACTGGAAGAGGCACTGCTGAATGCGTGTCTGCACGGTAACCTGGAGCTTGATTCCGCTCTACGTGAACAGGACGGAGATCTGTTTGAATCTCTGGCAGATGAACGCTCTGAAGTTTCACCCTGGAAAGACCGGTATGTCTACGTTAATGCAGTGGTGACCCGTGAATGCGCACGAGTTACTGTTCGTGACGAAGGAAGTGGATTTGATCCCGCAACGTTACCGGACCCGACCGACCCGGAGAATTTACTGAAACCCCACGGACGGGGAGTAATGCTGATGCGGCTGTTCATGGACGAAGTCATCTGGAATGAAAGCGGTAATGAAGTCACCATGGTCAAGAAGGCAGCAGCGGCCTGTGATGAAAAGTAAGACGGAGTCTTTGGCTGTACGATTCCAGTCGGAGACAGGTTTTTCGGCGAAACTATTGACACTATTTGCAGTTGAGTTTTTGTACTTCCTGTGGATCACCTCAAACCTGTTTCAACCTGTGACTGTCAGAAACAATGTTTCTACACGTGACCAAGTGATCTGAAACCAGGCATTGGTGGCGATCAACGGCGGTTACCGTTTGTTAGAAATGTCATTGAAGTGTTTTCGGCGGACTTTGCGGACACATTTCAGGGGTTCCTGTTTTGCCGGGAAATGAGGCCGGAGTTGGGGTATTGGTTTGCTTGGAAAAATCAGTAACAAGCGGCACCGCTATCGAGGTGCAACCAGCCGCAGACACGTTGAATCAACACCTTTGATGACTACTGGAGCAGCTGTAAACGTTTTCTTCAGGACCGGGTGATTCAAATGAGCTCTATCATCATCGTCGACGACGCGCTCACTGACAGGACACTGATCAGCGAACTTTTGAGCAGTGAATTGAATTGTGAAGTACAGACTGCGGAAAATGGTCAGGTTGCCCTCGATTACATTGAAGCGCAGAGGCCCGACATCGTACTCACTGATCTAAAGATGCCTGGAATGGATGGACTTGAGCTGTTGCGGTCAATCAAGGAAGACCATCCGATGATTCCTGTCGTGCTGATGACAGCGCAGGGCTCTGAAGAACTCGCGGCAGATGCCATGAAGGCGGGAGCAACCGACTACGTCCCCAAACGTCGGCTGGCTGAAGACCTGGTTCGCACTGTTCAGCGCATCATCGTCGCAAAACAGGAATCGATGGTTTCACCGCAGTTGATGCATCGGCTGGAACATTGCAGTCAGCTGTTCACACTCAGTAATGATCCATCACAGATTGGATTGGTGGTTACTCACCTGCAGTGCATGCTGCGTTGTCTGCCACTGTCGGATGAAACCGAACGCATCCGTGTTGCCCTGGCTCTGGATGCAGCCTTGTCCAATGCACTGTTCCACGGCAATATGGACACTGGTCTGGAAGTTCCCCGACCGAACCACGTTCGAAGGAACCAGTTATTCGCAGAACGCTGGAATCAGAAGCCATGGTGTGAGCGTCGAATTCGTCTCACTGCAGAGATCTCCCGGCAGCAGGCACGATTTATTGTCCAGGACGATGGGCAGGGATTTGACACGTCGACGATCGATCCGAATGTACTTAGCCTGGAGAGTGAAGGTGGTCGGGGCTTGCCGTTGATGTATCTGGTTATGGATTCTGTGGAGTTCAACAGCGTGGGTAATGAAGTGACACTGATTCGAAACTGTGTCGCACAACAGGCTTCGGGATCATCTGACTGAATCAGGATACTCATCCTTGATCCAGCAGCGTCGTTAGGTGCACTTCCACACATTCTGCCAGTCGTTCGACGTTGTATCCACCTTCCAGACTGCTCACCAGCCGTCGCGAAGCGTGAGTCTTTGCAACCTGACAGACCAGCGTTGTTAAACGGGCGAAATCTTCTGATTCCAGGCCAAGGGAGCCAATTGGATCTTCTGCGTGAGCGTCGAAACCGGCACTGATGATCACCAATTCCGGTCGACAGTGGTCAGCCGCCCTGGAGAGTTCTGTTTCAAATGCAGACAGATAGTCGGATCGTGAAATTCCAAACTTCAGCGGCAGATTGAACACGGTTCCCAGTCCGGCACCATGACCCGTCTCCGATTTACGACCTGTTCCGGGATAGAATGGAAACCGGTGGGCCGAGAAGAACGTAATCCGTTCGTCTTCGTACACGGCATCCTGGGTCCCGTTTCCGTGATGGACGTCCCAGTCCACAATCAGTACTCGCGACAAACCCAGCCGTTCGACAGCCGCTCTGGCTGCGATCGCCACATTGTTCAGCAGACAAAATCCCATGGGAGCGTCCCTGAGCGCATGATGTCCGGGGGGACGTACCAGGCACAGTGATTGTTGGTGTTCCCCCTGAACCGTTCGTTCGACAGCATCCACGACGGACCCGGCTGCAATTCTCGCAGTCTGATTCGACTGACGACTCATCACTGTGTCGCGCTCAACCCGCCCTCCCCCGGTTGCTGCAGTTGTACGCAGGCTTTCCAGATGATCCAGGCTGTGGCAGGTCAGTAAATCATTATCAGAAGCCTCCACCACGGGGAGGCGAACGACATGATCCAGCAGTCGACTCTTATGTAATCGACCGTGAATATGTTCCATCCGGGTGACAGATTCCGGATGATCTCCGGTATCGTGCTGTAAGAAAACGTCGTCCATGTACAACAAAGTCACGGCAGTTTGCTCCCAATGTTGCGCGGTCTTTTAACAGATGACTGTCATGTGTAAATAACGACGACGGTTGTTGGCTGATGCCGTCTTATTTCGTCAGGTCTTCTTTACCGCCTGACTGCTGGTGTTTTATGGATTTAACCTCCATGGACAGATGCGTACTGTGTCCGGATGGAGGTGGACACATCAACAGAAACACAGTCTGTCAAAACGGCCATTGATTTCCGTCATATGGCTTCAATACGAGGCGTGCCGGATCGATCCTGACATAGCGAATGAGCTTTCGTTTCCAGGTGTATGTTACGTGCACCGTTCCGTCAGACGACTGAATCACGGCCGGATACGAAAACTCCGACTGTTGTTCATTATCAAGGATCGCAGCTGCCTTCCAGGTCACACCGTCGTCGCTCACACTGACGTTGAGCATTTCGCGGCCACGAGGTTTTGTTCCGGACCTGTTCGTGTGATTGTAGATTAATAAATGTCGACCGTCTCTCAACGTGACAGCATCGATTCCTGAACCGGGATTAGGTAATGACGTTTCTTTGAGTTTTGTCCAGGTCTTTCCGGAGTCGGCCGAGGACGTGGTCAGGATTCGGGCGTTTCCGTCTCGGTTTCGGCACAGTGCTTCAATACGACCGCTCGGATGCCGCAGGAATGTCGGCTGAATGGCTTCCATTTTTTTTTCGGAACCGACTGCTGCGGTCCGTTGCCAGGTCGCCCCGTGGTCCTGTGTGAATTCGAAGTGGACTCGCCAGCCGTCATACTCGGTACTGCTGCCGCAGAGCAGAGTTCCGTCGTTCAGCAGGATCGGTTTGTTGCGAACCGGTCCGTCAATATGTTCAGGAAGGCGAACAGGTGTTGTCCACGTCTCACCGCAGTCGGCAGACGACATTACCATACCCCACCATGTGCGCGGCGAAGGGCCACACTTATAGAACAGCATCAGAGGTCCGTTTGGATACTGAAACAGGACCGGATTCCAGGT
It includes:
- a CDS encoding histone deacetylase, encoding MTLLYMDDVFLQHDTGDHPESVTRMEHIHGRLHKSRLLDHVVRLPVVEASDNDLLTCHSLDHLESLRTTAATGGGRVERDTVMSRQSNQTARIAAGSVVDAVERTVQGEHQQSLCLVRPPGHHALRDAPMGFCLLNNVAIAARAAVERLGLSRVLIVDWDVHHGNGTQDAVYEDERITFFSAHRFPFYPGTGRKSETGHGAGLGTVFNLPLKFGISRSDYLSAFETELSRAADHCRPELVIISAGFDAHAEDPIGSLGLESEDFARLTTLVCQVAKTHASRRLVSSLEGGYNVERLAECVEVHLTTLLDQG
- a CDS encoding response regulator, which gives rise to MRDEIDASRTTVLVVDDSLTYRTLVTRLLAVERPNWIVLETSTAAEGLEILASQNVTVVVVEFFMPEMPDEPFITEVGRRFPGVPVILITAPGSDKIAAKSLELGAVNYVPKRRLADDLVPAVDDVLRGVRESTLTREVVSHIVRSQTNFRIESDLEQIEALLHLIRERLETLRSLTDNEVQQVTDAVREALMNAHIHGSQTRSGTFESDGSVDSAESGAVAQLMIKVELSISKERLCVVVTDQGAGFDTSTVDESKLRNGFRIMRRNMDRIEFNSSGNRIGLTKELITPGAV
- a CDS encoding ATP-binding protein is translated as MASILVVDDSEAESARLDRLLSVDTTRRIQTSACGEEVFGIVAAQNIDLVVTGLQTVEPDDLVFLEKFQAEFPRVPVILIAQQGSEELVVKAFQQGVSGYLNRESSAGNLNSLAERLLARRATDMARWDLLRRQELDEYEFKLQSRRLLMSATAGFLRQRIQDSDICPAQELLRLGIALEEALLNACLHGNLELDSALREQDGDLFESLADERSEVSPWKDRYVYVNAVVTRECARVTVRDEGSGFDPATLPDPTDPENLLKPHGRGVMLMRLFMDEVIWNESGNEVTMVKKAAAACDEK
- a CDS encoding exo-alpha-sialidase, which translates into the protein MPAIRGFIPALFVFSTAIALADTPGIVSTQFLNGENPTTPSCHASTIEETPNGLLAAWFGGAHENNPNVGIWVVRNINERWTTPVEIANGVQYARTNGGVHRHPTWNPVLFQYPNGPLMLFYKCGPSPRTWWGMVMSSADCGETWTTPVRLPEHIDGPVRNKPILLNDGTLLCGSSTEYDGWRVHFEFTQDHGATWQRTAAVGSEKKMEAIQPTFLRHPSGRIEALCRNRDGNARILTTSSADSGKTWTKLKETSLPNPGSGIDAVTLRDGRHLLIYNHTNRSGTKPRGREMLNVSVSDDGVTWKAAAILDNEQQSEFSYPAVIQSSDGTVHVTYTWKRKLIRYVRIDPARLVLKPYDGNQWPF
- a CDS encoding response regulator, with product MSSIIIVDDALTDRTLISELLSSELNCEVQTAENGQVALDYIEAQRPDIVLTDLKMPGMDGLELLRSIKEDHPMIPVVLMTAQGSEELAADAMKAGATDYVPKRRLAEDLVRTVQRIIVAKQESMVSPQLMHRLEHCSQLFTLSNDPSQIGLVVTHLQCMLRCLPLSDETERIRVALALDAALSNALFHGNMDTGLEVPRPNHVRRNQLFAERWNQKPWCERRIRLTAEISRQQARFIVQDDGQGFDTSTIDPNVLSLESEGGRGLPLMYLVMDSVEFNSVGNEVTLIRNCVAQQASGSSD